A region from the Plutella xylostella chromosome 8, ilPluXylo3.1, whole genome shotgun sequence genome encodes:
- the LOC125488886 gene encoding E3 ubiquitin-protein ligase Ubr3-like isoform X1, with translation MAEFALRQRQFMSAMELSQDMEREMAWQEPTTDDCVICNRAAPDPLARVVLLQSTSVLGHRRLADSPRSLALSEAELPGLQQATETTLAAHHYRQHDHLQQHFAQESWVLSVSVGWEGGVHATSCGHVLHVRCLHAYLRTLAQPPRRALHVAGGEFLCPVCRQLANSVLPVSPAPPRPSPRAAPPSPAQLQAEILHMLEIEPPPLTPCRLSEAMGKAMEDMTATAGIKIRQRYGVTPAAIFTFVTSLARTNLECELVQRGGDLVMRPNPRYKPRNDCIVPLMVVVGTHARVIRSAGAELGAAAAWRALCPAPTPPAPAASPPAAPEQSLAPAPQPEARPVPLLLKDPVALLMHFVLLAPEHPPYIEPEHFNCIIQALYDLTYHQIVCQFIASTSAEGRAALAGGASTAGAPTGGALRQAARVLLGALAGSDLFTEDGAPHMLSGEHQHHLDIASMESELQQLLLPFLRISALLRHHLYNVPLPDILTPDQEYPLLMQYCGVRGGGGGAPARAWARELAHAANRGQLVVRRILRSLHLSFSPPSLLSLPRDYDRLFTYYHSRVCLQCGAVPKEASVCLLCGTLVCLKQACCRQQQVCEAVQVRGVY, from the exons ATGGCGGAGTTCGCGCTACGCCAGCGCCAGTTCATGAGCGCCATGGAGCTGAGCCAGGACATGGAGCGCGAGATGGCGTGGCAGGAGCCCACCACGGACGACTGCGTGATCTGCAACCGCGCCGCGCCCGACCCGCTCGCCAGGGTCGTGCTGCTGCAG TCCACATCAGTGCTCGGTCACCGTCGCCTGGCCGACAGCCCGCGCTCCCTCGCGCTCTCCGAGGCGGAACTACCCGGCCTGCAGCAGGCCACGGAGACCACACTCGCGGCGCACCACTACCGCCAGCACGACCACCTGCAGCAGCACTTCGCACAG GAATCCTGGGTGCTCTCAGTGTCCGTGGGCTGGGAGGGCGGCGTGCACGCCACGTCGTGCGGCCACGTGCTGCACGTGCGCTGCCTGCACGCGTACCTGCGCACGCTGGCGCAGccgccgcggcgcgcgctgcaCGTGGCCGGCGGCGAGTTCCTGTGCCCCGTGTGCCGGCAGCTGG CTAACAGCGTGTTGCCGGTCtcgccggcgccgccgcgcccctcgccccgcgccgcgccgccctccCCCGCGCAGCTGCAGGCAGAGATACTGCACATGCTCGAGATTGAACCGCCGCCGCTG ACGCCCTGCCGGCTCTCAGAAGCGATGGGCAAAGCCATGGAGGACATGACCGCCACCGCCGGCATCAAGATACGCCAGCGCTACGGGGTCACGCCCGCCGCCATATTCACCTTTGTGACCTCGCTCGCAAGGACTAATTTAGAGTGCGAGCTGGTGCAACGTGGAGGGGACTTGGTGATGAGGCCTAATCCGCGGTATAAGCCTAGGAATGATTGTATAG TCCCCCTAATGGTCGTCGTCGGAACACACGCCCGAGTCATCCGCAGCGCCGGCGCAGAActgggcgcggcggcggcgtggcgcgCCCTATGCCCCGCCCCCAcaccccccgcccccgcggccTCACCCCCCGCAGCCCCCGAGCAGAGCCTGGCGCCCGCGCCGCAGCCCGAGGCGCGCCCGGTGCCGCTGCTGCTGAAGGACCCCGTGGCCTTGCTGATGCACTTTGTGTTGTTGGCGCCAGAGCACCCGCCGTATATTGAGCCTG AACACTTCAACTGCATAATCCAAGCGCTGTACGACCTGACGTACCACCAGATAGTGTGTCAGTTCATCGCGTCCACCTCAGCCGAGGGGCGCGCGGCTCTCGCCGGAGGGGCGTCAACGGCGGGGGCGCCAACTGGAGGGGCGCTGAGGCAGGCCGCCAGAGTGCTGCTAGGGGCGCTGGCGGGGTCAGATCTGTTCACGGAGGATGGAGCCCCGCATATGCTGAGCGGGGAGCATCAGCATCATTTGGATATTGCTAGCATGGAGAGTGAG CTACAACAACTCCTACTCCCGTTCCTGCGCATCTCTGCCCTCCTCCGCCACCATCTATACAACGTGCCCCTCCCGGACATCCTCACTCCCGACCAGGAGTACCCGCTGCTGATGCAGTACTGCGGGGTGCGCGGGGGGGGCGGGGGGGCGCCCGCGCGCGCCTGGGCCCGCGAGCTGGCGCACGCCGCCAACAGGGGGCAGCTTGTG GTCCGCCGCATCCTGCGCTCCCTGCACCTCTCTTTCTCCCCCCCCTCCCTCCTGTCCCTCCCCCGCGACTACGACCGGCTCTTCACGTACTACCACTCCCGAGTCTGCCTGCAGTGCGGGGCGGTGCCCAAGGAGGCGTCGGTGTGCCTGCTGTGCGGGACGCTGGTGTGTCTGAAGCAGGCGTGCTGTCGGCAGCAGCAGGTGTGCGAGGCTGTGCAGGTACGTGGGGTGTATTGA
- the LOC105383153 gene encoding E3 ubiquitin-protein ligase Ubr3, with protein sequence MECGGGTGIFLVVTSTYIIVIRGRRACLWGSLYLDDYDEEDRDLKRGKPLYLSQDRVDLLQAQWLAHRFDHTKRTWVWHRDSL encoded by the exons ATGGagtgcggcggcggcaccggcATCTTCCTCGTGGTGACCTCCACGTACATCATAGTGATCCGCGGCCGGCGCGCCTGCCTGTGGGGCTCGCTGTACCTGGACGACTACGACGAGGAGGACCGCGACCTCAA ACGCGGCAAGCCCCTATACCTGAGCCAAGACCGCGTAGACCTACTCCAAGCTCAGTGGCTGGCGCACCGCTTCGACCACACGAAGCGAACCTGGGTCTGGCACAGAGACTCCCTCTGA
- the LOC125488886 gene encoding E3 ubiquitin-protein ligase Ubr3-like isoform X2 produces MAEFALRQRQFMSAMELSQDMEREMAWQEPTTDDCVICNRAAPDPLARVVLLQSTSVLGHRRLADSPRSLALSEAELPGLQQATETTLAAHHYRQHDHLQQHFAQESWVLSVSVGWEGGVHATSCGHVLHVRCLHAYLRTLAQPPRRALHVAGGEFLCPVCRQLANSVLPVSPAPPRPSPRAAPPSPAQLQAEILHMLEIEPPPLTPCRLSEAMGKAMEDMTATAGIKIRQRYGVTPAAIFTFVTSLARTNLECELVQRGGDLVMRPNPRYKPRNDCIVPLMVVVGTHARVIRSAGAELGAAAAWRALCPAPTPPAPAASPPAAPEQSLAPAPQPEARPVPLLLKDPVALLMHFVLLAPEHPPYIEPEHFNCIIQALYDLTYHQIVCQFIASTSAEGRAALAGGASTAGAPTGGALRQAARVLLGALAGSDLFTEDGAPHMLSGEHQHHLDIASMESELQQLLLPFLRISALLRHHLYNVPLPDILTPDQEYPLLMQYCGVRGGGGGAPARAWARELAHAANRGQLVVRRILRSLHLSFSPPSLLSLPRDYDRLFTYYHSRVCLQCGAVPKEASVCLLCGTLVCLKQACCRQQQVCEAVQVRGVY; encoded by the exons ATGGCGGAGTTCGCGCTACGCCAGCGCCAGTTCATGAGCGCCATGGAGCTGAGCCAGGACATGGAGCGCGAGATGGCGTGGCAGGAGCCCACCACGGACGACTGCGTGATCTGCAACCGCGCCGCGCCCGACCCGCTCGCCAGGGTCGTGCTGCTGCAG TCCACATCAGTGCTCGGTCACCGTCGCCTGGCCGACAGCCCGCGCTCCCTCGCGCTCTCCGAGGCGGAACTACCCGGCCTGCAGCAGGCCACGGAGACCACACTCGCGGCGCACCACTACCGCCAGCACGACCACCTGCAGCAGCACTTCGCACAG GAATCCTGGGTGCTCTCAGTGTCCGTGGGCTGGGAGGGCGGCGTGCACGCCACGTCGTGCGGCCACGTGCTGCACGTGCGCTGCCTGCACGCGTACCTGCGCACGCTGGCGCAGccgccgcggcgcgcgctgcaCGTGGCCGGCGGCGAGTTCCTGTGCCCCGTGTGCCGGCAGCTGG CTAACAGCGTGTTGCCGGTCtcgccggcgccgccgcgcccctcgccccgcgccgcgccgccctccCCCGCGCAGCTGCAGGCAGAGATACTGCACATGCTCGAGATTGAACCGCCGCCGCTG ACGCCCTGCCGGCTCTCAGAAGCGATGGGCAAAGCCATGGAGGACATGACCGCCACCGCCGGCATCAAGATACGCCAGCGCTACGGGGTCACGCCCGCCGCCATATTCACCTTTGTGACCTCGCTCGCAAGGACTAATTTAGAGTGCGAGCTGGTGCAACGTGGAGGGGACTTGGTGATGAGGCCTAATCCGCGGTATAAGCCTAGGAATGATTGTATAG TCCCCCTAATGGTCGTCGTCGGAACACACGCCCGAGTCATCCGCAGCGCCGGCGCAGAActgggcgcggcggcggcgtggcgcgCCCTATGCCCCGCCCCCAcaccccccgcccccgcggccTCACCCCCCGCAGCCCCCGAGCAGAGCCTGGCGCCCGCGCCGCAGCCCGAGGCGCGCCCGGTGCCGCTGCTGCTGAAGGACCCCGTGGCCTTGCTGATGCACTTTGTGTTGTTGGCGCCAGAGCACCCGCCGTATATTGAGCCTG AACACTTCAACTGCATAATCCAAGCGCTGTACGACCTGACGTACCACCAGATAGTGTGTCAGTTCATCGCGTCCACCTCAGCCGAGGGGCGCGCGGCTCTCGCCGGAGGGGCGTCAACGGCGGGGGCGCCAACTGGAGGGGCGCTGAGGCAGGCCGCCAGAGTGCTGCTAGGGGCGCTGGCGGGGTCAGATCTGTTCACGGAGGATGGAGCCCCGCATATGCTGAGCGGGGAGCATCAGCATCATTTGGATATTGCTAGCATGGAGAGTGAG CTACAACAACTCCTACTCCCGTTCCTGCGCATCTCTGCCCTCCTCCGCCACCATCTATACAACGTGCCCCTCCCGGACATCCTCACTCCCGACCAGGAGTACCCGCTGCTGATGCAGTACTGCGGGGTGCGCGGGGGGGGCGGGGGGGCGCCCGCGCGCGCCTGGGCCCGCGAGCTGGCGCACGCCGCCAACAGGGGGCAGCTTGTG GTCCGCCGCATCCTGCGCTCCCTGCACCTCTCTTTCTCCCCCCCCTCCCTCCTGTCCCTCCCCCGCGACTACGACCGGCTCTTCACGTACTACCACTCCCGAGTCTGCCTGCAGTGCGGGGCGGTGCCCAAGGAG GCGTCGGTGTGCCTGCTGTGCGGGACGCTGGTGTGTCTGAAGCAGGCGTGCTGTCGGCAGCAGCAGGTGTGCGAGGCTGTGCAGGTACGTGGGGTGTATTGA
- the LOC105383154 gene encoding uncharacterized protein LOC105383154: protein MFTNTLASWSRAEHPSLGYILTYFTRLSLWIPTRSRPHSLLHKALFAFVIAMFLNQVLYVALKQDMKAVLVFLQLLVYNIGVVKMLSYIVFYRQWNTVVTSVSEMELTFCLDSNCRAAVRKYSSHNRRLVAFVLLLTVLICVYTAPNRVYNQVKHLIRGEELSLERRFFYFCWPEPVAGLSGFLYILVEEMVCFSNVMYSVAWDILTTSCMATVAGLLAVVAVEFRQTLDEGTDEEKIKRLIKCYQLYQRIIETYKVSHRVVDPVLFMYLLMTSVNISITIISIKNTTSRLELLEYCGLMFGIVVQLFIYYWHGQMVITNSEAVSYSVFCSAWAACAAARRPVHAVGHAAARRLVYHAGPFNEVSLITFISILKFAYSFYTLITH, encoded by the exons ATGTTCACCAACACCCTGGCTAGCTGGTCCCGCGCCGAGCACCCGTCACTCGGCTACATCCTCACCTACTTCACGCGGCTCTCCCTGTGGATCCCCACCAGGTCGCGGCCTCACTCGCTCCTCCACAAAGCTCTTTTCGCGTTTGTCATCGCAATGTTCTTGAACCAGGTCCTCTACGTGGCTCTAAAGCAGGATATGAAAGCGGTGTTGGTGTTTCTGCAACTACTGGTCTATAACATCGGAGTGGTTAAGATGTTGTCGTACATCGTGTTCTACCGGCAGTGGAACACGGTCGTGACGAGCGTGTCAGAGATGGAGCTGACCTTCTGTCTTGACAGCAACTGCCGTGCGGCGGTTCGGAAATACTCCAGCCATAACCGTAGACTTGTGGCTTTTGTTTTGCTCCTCACCGTGCTGATTTGCGTCTACACGGCCCCTAACCGGGTCTACAATCAAGTGAAGCATTTAATCCGTGGTGAAGAGTTGTCTTTAGAGCGCCGGTTCTTCTACTTCTGCTGGCCGGAGCCTGTGGCTGGGCTGTCCGGCTTTCTATACATACTGGTTGAGGAGATGGTCTGTTTCTCTAACGTGATGTATTCAGTGGCTTGGGACATCCTGACCACGAGCTGCATGGCGACAGTGGCGGGGCTGCTGGCCGTGGTGGCCGTGGAGTTCAGGCAGACCCTGGACGAGGGCACTGATGAGGAGAAGATAAAGCGACTCATCAAGTGCTACCAGCTGTACCAGCGGATAATAGA GACCTACAAGGTGTCGCACAGGGTGGTGGACCCGGTCCTGTTCATGTACCTGCTGATGACGTCCGTCAATATCAGCATCACGATAATCTCTATCAAGAACACG ACCAGCCGTTTGGAACTGCTTGAATACTGTGGTTTGATGTTTGGGATTGTGGTCCAACTCTTCATCTATTACTGGCATGGGCAGATGGTTATTACtaac AGCGAAGCAGTGAGCTACTCCGTGTTCTGCAGCGCGTGGGCTGcgtgcgcggcggcgcggcgtccCGTGCACGCCGTGGgccacgccgccgcgcgccgcctggtcTACCACGCGGGGCCGTTCAATGAGGTCTCGCTCATTACGTTTATCTCT ATCCTAAAGTTCGCCTACAGCTTCTACACATTGATAACCCACTGA